One genomic window of Dehalococcoidia bacterium includes the following:
- the nifS gene encoding cysteine desulfurase NifS: MKRVYLDYAATTPTHPDVVKAMLPYFNETFGNPSSIHSCGQESKEAIDEARRKVARLIGAQEEEIVFTSGGTEADNMAIIGTAQPNQSKGNHIITTSVEHHAVLETCKFLGKRGIEVTIVPVDKDGLVDPEDVRRAIKKETVLVSVMHANNEIGTVEPIAEIGKIAREAEVYFHTDAVQTVGHVPVDVDNLGVDLLSMSAHKLYGPKGMGALYIRKGTMVIPLLHGGEQETRRRAGTENIPGIVGFGKAAELAQNEMAEEMERLTRLRQKLISGIVARIDHTRLNGHPQKRLPNNVSIAFDFVEGESMLLNLDLAGICVSTGSACSSGDTEPSHVLAAIGCSHAQAHGSLRFSLGKWTTDDDIDRVLEVLPPIVSKLRAISPLIR, from the coding sequence ATGAAGCGAGTTTACCTTGATTATGCGGCGACCACACCCACTCATCCCGATGTGGTGAAGGCAATGCTGCCCTATTTTAATGAAACCTTCGGAAATCCCTCCAGCATCCATTCGTGCGGCCAAGAGTCCAAAGAGGCCATCGATGAAGCCCGGAGGAAAGTTGCCCGTCTGATCGGGGCGCAGGAGGAAGAGATCGTCTTCACCAGTGGCGGGACTGAAGCGGATAACATGGCCATCATCGGAACAGCTCAGCCTAACCAATCCAAAGGGAATCATATCATCACCACTTCTGTGGAACACCATGCCGTCCTGGAAACCTGCAAGTTTCTGGGGAAGCGTGGGATTGAAGTAACTATAGTGCCAGTGGATAAAGATGGTCTGGTCGATCCCGAAGATGTGCGCCGGGCCATCAAGAAAGAGACAGTTCTGGTTTCAGTCATGCATGCCAATAACGAAATCGGCACTGTTGAGCCGATTGCCGAGATCGGAAAGATCGCCAGAGAGGCCGAAGTTTATTTTCATACCGATGCGGTGCAGACGGTGGGACACGTTCCTGTGGATGTGGATAATTTAGGGGTGGACTTGCTCTCGATGTCGGCGCACAAACTATATGGACCGAAAGGGATGGGAGCCCTTTATATTCGCAAAGGAACAATGGTGATTCCCCTGCTGCACGGTGGCGAACAGGAGACGAGGCGTCGGGCCGGGACGGAGAATATACCGGGAATTGTCGGATTCGGCAAGGCAGCTGAACTGGCTCAAAACGAAATGGCCGAAGAGATGGAGCGGTTGACCCGCCTGCGCCAGAAGCTGATCAGCGGTATCGTCGCCCGCATTGATCATACCCGTCTGAACGGCCATCCCCAGAAGAGACTGCCGAACAACGTCAGCATTGCCTTCGATTTCGTTGAGGGCGAATCGATGCTTTTGAATCTTGATCTGGCGGGCATTTGTGTTTCCACCGGCTCTGCCTGCAGCTCCGGCGACACCGAGCCATCCCATGTTCTGGCGGCTATCGGCTGCTCTCATGCGCAGGCACATGGTTCCCTGCGATTCAGCCTGGGGAAATGGACTACCGATGATGATATCGATCGGGTGCTGGAGGTTCTGCCTCCAATTGTGAGCAAGCTGAGAGCCATATCGCCGCTGATACGGTAA
- a CDS encoding MMPL family transporter has protein sequence MRRLSLPTESLARSCANHPWLTIGIWVGVLLISLGLISAFLGDATTSEIRFTGNPESKRASELLEQRLTGERKANEVVIITSKTLTVDDAAFREEVQQLYGEIMALGPDVISRGLNYYLIGSNQMVSSDRHTTLITLAMTGNLNDARQNIGKVHRILEQNHSGDQFQVLMTGDASLNHNINEAARKDMQTAEILGIPVALLILLLVFGAVVAALVPLLLAMIAIVIALGIVAVLGQAYEFSTFVTNMIVAMGFALGIDYSLFIVSRYREERSRGREKTDAIVASAATATRAVLFSGITVVLALLGMMIVPITVFTSLAAGSIFVVIVSILTTLTLLPAVLSLVGDRINSLHVPILGRRLDAQAEANKDGLWNAIARSVMKRPLLNLILAAGILIAAIVPLSGFHLGAAGVSSLPDRMESKQAYLILEKDFSFGLVSPARVAIDGDIDSPSVQGGIERLKTMLATDSSFYGTPTLQVNTGRDMAELSCPVVGDPTSEQAIDAVRKLRADYIPEAFNGVDAEVLVTGKTAGNIDYVDITGNYLPIVLIFVLILSFVFLTVVFHSIVIPLTSILMNLLAVGATYGLVVLVFQKGFGAGVLGLQSIDKFEAWVPIFLFCILFGLSMDYNVFLLSRIRERYELTGDNAESVAFGLSSTGSIITGAAFIMVAILAAFASGDLVMLQQLGFGMAVAVFLDATIVRCILVPSIMQLLGTRNWYLPGVLKWIPQVRLRE, from the coding sequence GTGAGAAGACTCTCCCTTCCTACCGAATCACTGGCGCGGAGTTGCGCAAACCACCCATGGCTCACAATTGGGATTTGGGTCGGCGTACTGCTCATCTCCCTCGGTCTCATAAGTGCTTTCCTCGGTGATGCCACCACCAGTGAAATCAGATTCACCGGAAACCCGGAATCCAAGCGCGCCAGTGAACTCCTCGAGCAGCGATTGACGGGGGAGAGAAAAGCCAATGAAGTGGTCATTATCACCTCGAAGACCCTCACCGTCGATGACGCTGCATTTCGTGAAGAGGTCCAACAGCTTTACGGCGAAATTATGGCCCTTGGCCCGGATGTCATCAGCCGAGGACTGAACTACTACCTGATTGGTTCCAATCAGATGGTTTCCTCGGATCGTCACACCACCCTTATCACTTTGGCCATGACTGGCAACCTGAATGACGCCCGGCAGAATATCGGCAAGGTGCACCGCATTCTTGAGCAGAACCACTCCGGAGATCAGTTTCAGGTTCTGATGACCGGCGATGCCAGCCTTAATCATAATATCAATGAGGCGGCTCGCAAGGATATGCAGACGGCTGAGATATTGGGCATACCGGTCGCTCTATTGATTCTATTACTGGTTTTCGGCGCTGTGGTGGCAGCACTCGTTCCGCTGCTGCTGGCAATGATAGCCATTGTCATTGCATTGGGCATTGTGGCCGTTTTGGGGCAGGCCTACGAGTTCTCCACTTTTGTCACCAACATGATTGTCGCCATGGGCTTTGCGTTGGGAATTGACTATTCGCTTTTCATCGTATCTCGATACCGAGAAGAACGCTCCCGCGGGCGGGAGAAGACGGATGCGATTGTCGCCTCAGCCGCCACAGCCACCCGAGCAGTGCTCTTCAGTGGAATAACAGTTGTGCTGGCGTTGCTTGGCATGATGATCGTCCCGATCACGGTTTTCACCAGCCTTGCGGCCGGCTCTATCTTTGTAGTGATCGTTTCTATTCTGACAACACTCACTCTGCTTCCGGCCGTGCTGAGTCTGGTGGGCGATCGCATCAACAGTCTGCACGTGCCGATACTGGGAAGGCGTCTGGATGCTCAAGCCGAAGCCAACAAGGATGGTTTGTGGAATGCAATTGCCCGGTCAGTAATGAAGCGCCCGTTACTCAACCTGATCCTAGCAGCTGGCATATTGATTGCCGCCATTGTGCCTCTATCTGGATTTCACCTCGGGGCAGCAGGAGTCAGCTCATTGCCGGATCGCATGGAGTCCAAACAGGCTTACCTGATTCTGGAAAAGGATTTTTCCTTTGGACTGGTCAGTCCGGCCCGGGTTGCCATCGATGGAGATATCGACTCGCCTTCGGTGCAAGGCGGAATTGAGCGTCTCAAGACAATGCTGGCCACAGACTCTTCCTTTTATGGGACGCCCACTCTGCAGGTCAATACTGGCAGAGATATGGCTGAACTCTCCTGTCCGGTGGTCGGCGACCCGACGAGCGAGCAAGCCATCGATGCTGTTAGGAAACTGCGCGCCGACTATATTCCAGAAGCGTTCAATGGAGTTGATGCAGAAGTGCTGGTAACCGGGAAGACCGCTGGAAATATCGACTATGTTGACATCACCGGCAACTATTTGCCCATCGTGCTGATCTTTGTCCTGATCCTGAGCTTCGTTTTCCTCACGGTGGTTTTTCACTCCATCGTGATTCCACTCACCTCCATCCTGATGAACCTTCTTGCCGTAGGTGCAACGTATGGGCTGGTGGTGCTTGTTTTCCAGAAGGGATTCGGGGCCGGTGTTCTGGGGTTGCAGTCAATCGACAAGTTCGAGGCGTGGGTTCCGATATTCCTCTTCTGCATTCTGTTCGGCCTTTCGATGGATTACAATGTCTTTCTGCTCAGCCGTATCCGGGAGCGCTATGAGCTCACCGGGGATAACGCGGAATCGGTGGCCTTTGGGCTGAGTTCAACCGGGAGCATTATTACCGGAGCGGCATTCATAATGGTGGCTATTCTCGCCGCCTTTGCTTCGGGAGACCTGGTCATGTTGCAACAGCTGGGGTTCGGCATGGCAGTGGCTGTGTTCCTGGATGCTACCATCGTTCGCTGCATCCTGGTGCCCTCCATCATGCAGCTTCTGGGAACGCGCAACTGGTATCTCCCCGGCGTGCTGAAATGGATACCTCAAGTCCGCCTCAGAGAATAA
- a CDS encoding AIR synthase family protein, translating into MSEMPEIGKISPEIFTELIFPRLGAQSKDILVGPQHGVDVGIVEIGDKAVALTTDPVFIVPEYGWERAAWFALHILVSDAVTSGLTPKFLSIDLNLPMEMTKEQLDIVWGVIHRECERLGIAVICGHTARYENCHYPMVGGATVLAIGGKDEYVTPRFARAGDKIIITKGPAIEASGIFATMFPSLLEKEFGADFANKAQGIFYQMSAVEDALTAVSVGVRDNGISSMHDATECGIWGGLYELAQASGLGARVQKEDILIEECVPEICRYFGMDPYAAISEGTLIASCRAHKAQAVVDALAKKGIRSSIVGELTDPKEGMVLIEKGKERKLEHPIVDPFWKAFYDALAKYGALQGK; encoded by the coding sequence ATGAGCGAAATGCCCGAAATCGGTAAGATATCCCCGGAGATTTTCACTGAGTTGATCTTCCCCCGGCTGGGTGCGCAGAGCAAAGATATCCTGGTGGGACCCCAGCATGGTGTGGATGTGGGGATCGTTGAAATCGGCGATAAAGCAGTAGCTCTGACCACCGATCCGGTCTTCATTGTCCCGGAATATGGTTGGGAGCGGGCTGCATGGTTTGCCCTGCATATCCTGGTCTCGGACGCGGTGACCAGCGGACTCACGCCCAAATTCCTTTCCATCGATCTCAACCTGCCGATGGAGATGACCAAGGAACAACTGGATATTGTCTGGGGTGTCATTCATCGCGAGTGTGAGCGATTGGGAATCGCCGTCATTTGCGGGCACACTGCCCGGTATGAGAACTGTCACTACCCGATGGTTGGCGGAGCAACGGTGCTGGCTATCGGAGGAAAGGATGAGTACGTGACTCCCCGGTTTGCCCGCGCCGGAGATAAGATCATTATCACCAAAGGGCCGGCCATCGAAGCCTCCGGCATCTTCGCCACCATGTTCCCCAGTCTGCTGGAGAAGGAGTTCGGGGCGGATTTTGCCAACAAGGCGCAGGGGATTTTCTACCAGATGTCCGCCGTGGAGGATGCGCTCACTGCCGTAAGCGTTGGGGTGCGCGATAATGGGATCAGCTCCATGCACGATGCCACCGAATGCGGAATTTGGGGGGGGCTCTACGAACTGGCCCAGGCATCCGGTTTGGGTGCGAGGGTTCAGAAGGAAGACATCCTGATAGAAGAGTGCGTGCCTGAAATTTGCCGATACTTCGGTATGGATCCCTATGCGGCTATCAGCGAAGGCACTCTGATCGCTTCCTGCAGGGCGCACAAAGCGCAGGCAGTCGTGGATGCGCTGGCGAAAAAAGGCATTCGCTCCTCCATCGTAGGGGAACTGACCGATCCCAAGGAAGGCATGGTGTTGATTGAAAAGGGCAAAGAGCGCAAGCTGGAGCACCCGATTGTCGATCCCTTCTGGAAGGCGTTCTATGATGCCTTGGCCAAGTACGGCGCCCTGCAAGGGAAATGA
- a CDS encoding succinyl-CoA--3-ketoacid-CoA transferase, protein MSSNKINKPKLEGLPREMIAMRVSREIKDGMYVNLGIGIPTLVSDWIEGKDICLQAEIGMLKTGPIAYDNDVDQDRINASCQPVTELPGSGFFDIVQSFSMIRGGHIDIAVMGALQVNAKGDYAGWLNPSRGLDGVGNIGGSMDLAAGARKLYIAMEHTTPDNQLKVVNDLTYPATTVGRVSMIFTDLAVMEVIPHRGLVLREVVAGLTAEDVQSVTGPKLIISPDLKEIEL, encoded by the coding sequence GTGTCAAGTAACAAAATTAACAAACCAAAACTCGAGGGGCTTCCTCGTGAGATGATTGCCATGAGAGTCAGCCGGGAGATCAAGGACGGCATGTACGTCAACCTGGGAATCGGTATACCGACGCTTGTCAGCGACTGGATAGAGGGAAAGGACATCTGTCTCCAGGCAGAGATCGGCATGCTGAAGACCGGACCCATCGCTTATGATAATGATGTAGACCAGGATCGAATCAATGCCAGCTGTCAGCCGGTGACCGAGTTGCCGGGGAGCGGTTTCTTTGATATCGTCCAGTCATTCAGTATGATCAGGGGCGGACATATCGATATCGCGGTCATGGGAGCTCTCCAGGTTAACGCCAAGGGTGACTATGCCGGATGGCTGAACCCGTCAAGAGGTTTGGATGGCGTAGGCAATATCGGCGGATCGATGGATTTGGCTGCCGGCGCAAGGAAACTGTACATCGCTATGGAACACACCACTCCGGATAATCAGCTCAAAGTTGTCAATGATTTGACCTACCCTGCTACCACCGTAGGCAGAGTCAGCATGATATTTACTGATCTCGCTGTGATGGAGGTCATTCCCCATCGAGGACTTGTCCTCAGAGAGGTAGTTGCCGGATTGACCGCAGAGGATGTCCAGTCAGTAACTGGCCCTAAGCTGATCATCAGCCCGGATTTGAAGGAAATCGAGCTTTAG
- a CDS encoding RNA-binding protein, giving the protein MNIYVGNLSLEVTEEELRQEFVAFGEVLFATIVDGKYVSGGQSRGHGFVEMTSLSEGQAAITALNGKTWKDTTINVVQALPLSSRGIGNGSRGPKRAKSFSGKFSPGRY; this is encoded by the coding sequence ATGAATATCTATGTGGGCAACTTATCTCTTGAAGTCACTGAGGAAGAGCTGCGCCAAGAGTTTGTGGCTTTCGGAGAAGTCCTGTTTGCGACTATCGTGGATGGTAAGTATGTCAGCGGCGGTCAATCCCGGGGGCACGGATTTGTGGAGATGACGTCGCTATCTGAGGGTCAAGCAGCGATTACTGCCCTCAATGGGAAAACCTGGAAGGATACGACAATCAACGTTGTTCAGGCCCTCCCTCTTTCCAGCAGGGGAATCGGCAATGGCTCTCGTGGTCCCAAGAGGGCGAAGTCCTTCAGCGGCAAATTCAGCCCTGGTAGATACTAG
- a CDS encoding CoA transferase subunit A, with protein MDKVVNSLEEAIADVKDGAVIAIPGFFTCGVPRALLNALIEKKVKNLTLTCGCGPLVGCTEEAAKLIQNGQVKKVVDSYGLPRSASKGLQDPFEQAVRAGKIEFEVYPMGTLAEKYRAGGAGIAAFYTPTGVGSVVEETILTNIVVNRKKKETRVFDGRKYILETALRPDFAFIHAIVGDREGNLRYAKTAQNFNPVMAMAAKVTIAEVENLVEPGELKSDDIHTPGVYVQKVAQVERPKFKIGIN; from the coding sequence ATGGACAAAGTCGTCAACAGTCTGGAAGAAGCGATCGCTGATGTGAAAGATGGCGCTGTGATAGCCATACCCGGCTTCTTTACGTGCGGAGTCCCCCGGGCGTTACTGAATGCGCTGATCGAGAAAAAGGTAAAGAATCTGACCCTGACTTGCGGGTGCGGCCCTCTGGTGGGATGCACTGAGGAAGCGGCCAAATTGATCCAGAACGGACAAGTCAAGAAAGTCGTCGATTCCTATGGCCTTCCCCGCTCAGCCAGCAAGGGTCTGCAAGATCCCTTCGAACAGGCCGTGAGAGCAGGGAAGATTGAGTTCGAGGTTTACCCCATGGGAACCCTGGCTGAAAAGTATCGAGCCGGTGGGGCAGGGATCGCTGCCTTTTACACGCCAACGGGCGTGGGCTCAGTTGTGGAGGAAACCATCCTCACCAACATCGTGGTCAACCGAAAGAAAAAAGAGACCCGGGTGTTTGACGGAAGAAAGTACATTCTGGAAACTGCTCTGAGGCCCGATTTCGCCTTTATTCATGCCATAGTCGGAGATCGGGAAGGCAATCTGAGATATGCCAAGACAGCCCAGAACTTTAATCCGGTGATGGCTATGGCAGCCAAAGTGACCATCGCTGAAGTTGAGAATCTGGTTGAGCCCGGGGAGCTGAAGTCTGACGACATACACACTCCAGGGGTATATGTTCAGAAGGTAGCCCAGGTCGAGCGTCCCAAGTTCAAGATCGGTATCAACTAG
- a CDS encoding coproporphyrinogen III oxidase family protein yields the protein MYDMISERILTSILRFEIGRHLQLVPANRKILPGPKADHPYLLYVHVPFCEQLCPYCSFNRFPFNEPAARTYFKHLRLEMQMVADLGYTFPSMYIGGGTPTVLVDELTLTIDLARRLFGVKEVSCETNPNHLTPEIVGELEGRVQRLSVGIQSFDTGLLQQMQRYHKYGSGEEILKRIEVAAGHFPTLNADMIFNFPSQTQQILKEDVRKVIQSGVNQTTYYALMVSPSVGRSIRQSVGKVDYSREASYYQTLSEELAHAFKPVSAWCFSRQGGDMIDEYIIDYEEYLGIGSGAFSYLDGSLYVNTFSLREYGERISSGAMSVSQVRPFAQSDQMRYRFMMNLFGLILDKERFKESSGVSVGRGLWAEMAFMKLAGAFDRNDSVVTLTPKGRYLLVAMMREFFSAINDVRDQARTALSPEESVTASSC from the coding sequence ATGTATGATATGATCTCGGAACGGATTTTGACCTCCATCCTCCGGTTTGAAATCGGCCGTCACCTTCAGCTTGTGCCTGCCAACCGGAAAATCCTCCCCGGCCCGAAGGCAGACCATCCGTATTTGCTCTATGTTCACGTGCCGTTCTGCGAGCAGCTCTGTCCCTATTGCTCCTTCAATCGATTTCCTTTCAACGAACCAGCCGCCAGAACCTATTTCAAACACCTTCGCTTGGAGATGCAAATGGTGGCTGATCTGGGATATACTTTTCCCTCGATGTACATCGGCGGCGGTACGCCCACTGTGCTGGTCGATGAACTCACCCTCACCATTGATCTGGCGCGTCGGCTTTTCGGCGTCAAAGAGGTCTCCTGCGAGACCAATCCCAATCACCTCACGCCGGAAATTGTGGGAGAGCTGGAGGGACGCGTACAGCGCTTGTCAGTTGGGATTCAAAGCTTTGACACCGGCTTGCTCCAACAAATGCAGCGTTACCACAAGTATGGTTCCGGAGAGGAGATTCTGAAGCGCATCGAGGTGGCGGCAGGGCATTTCCCTACCCTGAACGCCGACATGATCTTCAACTTTCCCAGCCAAACTCAACAAATCCTCAAGGAGGATGTTCGCAAGGTCATCCAGTCCGGCGTGAACCAGACCACTTACTATGCCCTGATGGTTTCCCCTTCGGTGGGCCGTTCCATTCGCCAGAGCGTCGGCAAAGTCGATTACTCCCGCGAGGCAAGTTACTATCAAACTCTCTCCGAGGAGCTGGCCCATGCCTTCAAACCTGTATCGGCATGGTGTTTCTCGCGCCAGGGCGGAGATATGATCGACGAGTACATCATCGACTATGAGGAGTATCTCGGTATCGGTTCCGGGGCCTTCAGTTATCTGGATGGCTCGCTTTATGTCAACACTTTTTCTCTCCGAGAATACGGAGAGCGTATTTCATCGGGGGCGATGTCTGTCTCGCAGGTAAGGCCATTCGCGCAGTCCGATCAGATGAGGTATCGATTCATGATGAACCTCTTTGGGCTCATCCTGGACAAAGAGCGCTTCAAGGAGAGTTCTGGTGTTTCTGTGGGGCGAGGACTTTGGGCTGAGATGGCCTTCATGAAACTGGCTGGGGCCTTTGACAGGAATGACAGCGTGGTCACTCTAACGCCGAAAGGACGCTACCTGCTGGTAGCCATGATGCGGGAGTTTTTCTCCGCCATCAATGACGTTCGGGATCAGGCGCGAACCGCACTATCGCCCGAGGAGTCCGTTACCGCATCCTCGTGTTGA
- the mnmA gene encoding tRNA 2-thiouridine(34) synthase MnmA: MMSRVVVGMSGGVDSSVAAALLKEQGYAVIGVTMKIWAGEASCGEERGHGCYGPGKERDIEDARRVAQSLDIPFHVFDLSREYKTEVLDYFCQEYLSGKTPNPCVRCNHRIKFDALLEKTRASGIEFDYFATGHYLRSEYDQIRKRYLLKRARDLTKDQSYFLFSLTQQQLARSLFPLGGYTKREVRKMAADRHLTVHEKPESQDFVIGGYSSLLDSTPRGSIIDRGGKVLGEHRGIPFYTIGQRKGLGIAAGHPLYVIGIDPQRNTIIVGEEEDLYNDELVASGVNWIALERLQTKMKVKAKIRYRHPEAEAVIAPLENGQVRVKFKEPQMSITPGQAVVFYDGDIVVGGGTIESTAKASSFYVTGEKEQIVLEETTP; this comes from the coding sequence ATGATGTCCAGAGTTGTGGTTGGGATGAGTGGTGGGGTAGATTCCTCTGTTGCCGCCGCTCTCCTTAAGGAGCAGGGTTATGCCGTCATTGGCGTGACCATGAAGATATGGGCGGGAGAGGCTTCCTGTGGTGAAGAAAGGGGTCACGGCTGCTACGGACCGGGTAAGGAAAGGGATATCGAAGATGCCCGAAGGGTGGCGCAGAGCCTGGATATCCCCTTCCACGTTTTCGACCTCAGTCGGGAATATAAAACAGAAGTTCTGGATTACTTCTGCCAGGAATATCTCTCGGGCAAGACTCCCAATCCTTGCGTTCGCTGTAACCACCGCATCAAGTTCGATGCCCTCCTTGAAAAGACCCGGGCCAGTGGAATCGAGTTCGATTATTTTGCCACCGGCCACTACCTTCGCTCCGAATATGATCAGATCAGGAAGCGCTACTTGCTCAAGAGGGCCAGGGATTTGACCAAAGATCAATCGTATTTTCTCTTCTCCCTGACCCAGCAACAGCTTGCCCGATCCCTTTTTCCTCTCGGCGGTTACACCAAGAGAGAGGTTCGAAAGATGGCGGCGGATCGTCATTTGACCGTCCATGAGAAACCTGAGAGCCAGGATTTCGTGATCGGAGGCTATTCCTCTCTTCTGGATTCAACTCCTCGCGGGTCTATTATCGATAGAGGGGGGAAAGTGCTGGGTGAACATCGAGGGATTCCCTTTTACACCATCGGGCAGCGCAAGGGGCTGGGGATTGCTGCCGGGCATCCGCTTTACGTTATCGGAATTGACCCGCAGAGGAATACCATTATTGTAGGTGAAGAGGAAGACCTGTACAACGATGAACTGGTGGCCTCAGGGGTGAACTGGATCGCATTGGAAAGGCTCCAGACGAAAATGAAGGTAAAGGCGAAAATTAGATATCGCCATCCGGAGGCGGAGGCCGTCATTGCTCCATTGGAGAACGGCCAGGTGCGGGTGAAATTCAAGGAGCCGCAGATGTCCATTACCCCGGGGCAGGCAGTAGTCTTTTACGATGGGGATATTGTGGTCGGTGGTGGGACGATCGAGAGCACGGCAAAGGCAAGCAGTTTCTATGTCACCGGTGAGAAGGAGCAGATTGTATTGGAAGAGACTACACCTTGA
- a CDS encoding RNA-binding protein → MKIYVGNLSYDMTQEELLQEFKAFGAVTSADIIMDKFSGRSRGYAFVEMPSISEGQAAIAALNGKMLKDRTLNVNAARERTENRGGPSQGDRRGGGGGFNRGGRPGGRY, encoded by the coding sequence ATGAAAATCTATGTGGGCAATTTGTCCTATGACATGACACAGGAAGAACTACTGCAAGAGTTTAAGGCGTTCGGAGCAGTGACATCGGCCGATATCATCATGGATAAATTTAGCGGGCGATCCAGGGGATATGCCTTTGTTGAAATGCCCTCGATATCAGAGGGTCAGGCTGCAATTGCCGCTCTTAATGGAAAGATGCTGAAGGACCGGACTCTCAATGTGAACGCAGCTCGAGAGCGTACTGAGAACAGGGGCGGCCCTTCTCAGGGAGATCGGCGCGGTGGTGGTGGCGGTTTCAACAGAGGAGGAAGACCAGGGGGAAGATATTAG
- a CDS encoding sigma-70 family RNA polymerase sigma factor yields the protein MSGKETARKKREEALTGLYEGSYERLARYIFVRIGNQTEAEDLASEVFLKAFRSLDSYEERGLPMEAWLFKIAHNLVIDYVRKAGKRQTVCIDDVVIAGSANPEEAAESSIQVEKLTQALKQLPESQREVIGLRFFSDLSSEEAGEVLGKKAGAVREMQRVALQSLRKAMNKETQI from the coding sequence TTGTCGGGAAAGGAAACCGCCCGGAAAAAGAGAGAAGAGGCCTTAACCGGTCTTTACGAAGGCAGTTACGAAAGGCTCGCCCGATATATCTTCGTGCGCATCGGCAATCAGACCGAGGCAGAGGACTTGGCGTCTGAGGTCTTTTTGAAGGCATTCAGGTCGCTGGATTCCTACGAGGAGCGCGGGCTGCCGATGGAAGCCTGGCTGTTCAAAATCGCGCACAATCTGGTTATCGACTATGTGCGCAAGGCGGGCAAAAGGCAGACGGTTTGCATTGATGATGTAGTGATTGCAGGCTCAGCCAATCCGGAAGAGGCCGCCGAGTCGAGTATCCAGGTAGAGAAACTGACCCAGGCCTTGAAGCAGCTTCCGGAAAGCCAGCGCGAGGTGATCGGCTTGCGTTTCTTTTCCGATCTCAGCTCTGAAGAGGCCGGAGAGGTTTTGGGAAAGAAAGCCGGAGCCGTAAGAGAGATGCAGAGGGTTGCGCTGCAATCCCTTCGCAAGGCAATGAACAAGGAAACGCAGATATGA